The Chitinophagales bacterium genome includes a region encoding these proteins:
- a CDS encoding O-antigen ligase family protein, with translation MRNLNLTNIFFATILCFIVGLFFARFLLSIALTILPVIGLVQLIKNKKTNIIVLNHIFITIILGLSFFWSDDKTTFWNNYKNILIVPFVLLSFDSIQLLSEKQKQILFIVFNIAVNLSIIYSSYFLLLDATVVENYTKGQIVPTLIHHVGFSVLIVFNILLNLFWYWKANSSTIVIPENFVVERKNLSGIYLIKRFPIKLGMTIALTIINILFLHLLAVRSGLVLLYLSAFILGLYYIFKQKSIKKSVVAFLLLLLCSISCYYLFPSLKNKIGYALYDFQQSKNTTVNIDNLSDGRRLLSYKTATTLIKENIFFGVGLGDVQQTMKQAYQTKFGISNTSVYALPHNQYLFNFLSVGFVFGIIILFLYLLNLFYFIKHFKLYTIFYFLVLATMLWEPFLAYQLGISIYILSIFLIDLLYSSRLSVISRNEKYTKYK, from the coding sequence ATGCGGAATCTAAATTTAACCAATATTTTTTTTGCAACAATACTCTGTTTTATTGTAGGATTATTTTTTGCACGATTTTTACTAAGTATTGCTTTAACTATTTTACCTGTTATAGGATTAGTTCAACTCATCAAAAATAAAAAAACAAATATTATAGTTTTAAATCATATATTTATTACAATTATTTTAGGTCTTTCTTTTTTTTGGTCAGATGATAAAACTACATTCTGGAACAACTATAAAAATATTTTAATTGTTCCTTTCGTTTTACTAAGTTTTGATAGTATTCAATTGCTTAGCGAAAAACAGAAACAAATTTTATTTATAGTCTTTAACATTGCTGTTAATTTAAGTATTATTTATAGTAGTTATTTTTTACTGTTGGATGCTACTGTTGTAGAAAATTATACAAAAGGACAAATTGTTCCTACACTTATACATCATGTTGGTTTTAGTGTGTTGATTGTTTTTAATATTCTGCTAAATTTATTTTGGTATTGGAAAGCAAATAGTAGCACTATCGTCATTCCAGAAAATTTTGTAGTAGAACGAAAAAATTTATCTGGAATCTATTTAATAAAAAGATTCCCAATCAAGTTGGGAATGACGATTGCTCTTACAATTATAAACATTCTGTTTTTGCATCTATTAGCTGTTCGAAGTGGTTTAGTGCTACTATATCTTAGTGCTTTTATACTTGGATTGTACTACATCTTCAAACAAAAATCTATTAAAAAAAGTGTAGTGGCTTTTTTATTGTTATTATTGTGCAGTATAAGTTGTTATTATTTATTTCCGAGTTTAAAAAATAAAATTGGCTATGCTTTATACGATTTTCAACAAAGCAAAAACACTACAGTTAATATAGACAATCTTTCTGATGGTAGACGATTGCTTTCCTACAAAACTGCTACAACTTTAATTAAAGAAAATATTTTTTTTGGCGTTGGATTAGGAGATGTACAGCAAACAATGAAACAAGCTTATCAAACAAAATTTGGAATTAGTAATACGAGTGTTTATGCATTGCCACACAATCAGTATTTATTTAATTTTTTAAGTGTTGGATTTGTTTTTGGCATTATTATATTATTTTTATATTTATTAAATTTATTTTATTTTATAAAACATTTTAAATTATATACCATTTTTTACTTTTTGGTCTTAGCAACCATGCTTTGGGAACCTTTTTTAGCTTATCAATTAGGAATAAGTATCTATATCTTGTCTATATTTTTAATAGACTTACTTTATTCTTCTCGTCTTTCCGTAATTTCGAGGAACGAGAAATATACGAAATATAAATAA
- a CDS encoding DoxX family protein — protein MKKFDKDLGLLIIRLGIGIAFMIHGYPKITGGTETWTQIGAAMGNIGINFAPTFWGFMAAFAEFAGGLLLILGFLFRPAAAMLVFTMIIAMIMHISKGDGFGGYSHALESGIVFLGLLVSGPGKYALKISKR, from the coding sequence ATGAAAAAATTTGATAAAGACTTAGGACTATTAATCATTCGATTAGGAATTGGTATTGCATTTATGATTCATGGCTATCCAAAAATTACTGGTGGTACTGAAACATGGACACAAATTGGTGCAGCTATGGGAAACATAGGCATTAATTTTGCTCCAACATTTTGGGGATTTATGGCTGCTTTTGCTGAGTTTGCTGGTGGTTTATTGTTAATACTTGGTTTTTTATTTAGACCTGCTGCTGCTATGCTAGTATTTACTATGATTATAGCTATGATTATGCATATTAGTAAAGGCGATGGTTTTGGTGGATATTCGCACGCTTTAGAAAGTGGTATTGTGTTCTTAGGATTATTAGTAAGTGGTCCAGGAAAATATGCACTTAAAATAAGTAAAAGGTAG
- a CDS encoding asparaginase translates to MQAIRILVTGGTFDKEYDEINGRLDFEQTHVPEMLKLGRCSLSIAVETLMMIDSLKMTNHHRKTILDACKNVAEQQIIITHGTDTMAKTATYLAKAKIEKTIILTGAMIPYKFGSSDGFFNLGASIAFVQTLANGVYVCMNGKYYHWNNVVKNKQTGFFETMV, encoded by the coding sequence ATGCAAGCAATTAGAATTTTAGTAACTGGTGGAACTTTTGATAAAGAATATGACGAAATAAATGGTCGTTTAGATTTTGAACAAACTCATGTTCCTGAAATGTTGAAATTAGGAAGATGTAGTTTATCTATTGCTGTAGAAACTTTAATGATGATAGATAGTTTAAAAATGACAAATCATCATCGCAAAACAATTTTAGATGCTTGTAAAAATGTAGCAGAACAACAAATTATAATTACTCACGGAACAGATACTATGGCAAAGACTGCTACTTATTTAGCTAAAGCCAAAATAGAAAAAACGATAATACTTACTGGAGCAATGATTCCATACAAATTTGGAAGTTCTGATGGTTTCTTTAATTTAGGTGCATCTATTGCTTTTGTTCAAACGCTAGCTAATGGTGTATATGTTTGTATGAACGGAAAATATTACCACTGGAATAATGTAGTAAAAAATAAGCAAACTGGTTTTTTTGAAACGATGGTTTGA
- a CDS encoding nuclear transport factor 2 family protein produces MTHKEIAVTFLQLVGFGKVKAAFDQFVADDFIHHNQYFEGNRSALQNAMEAAHLQHPNNLLETKYVYEDQNTVIAHSLVKKEDMDIAVVHIFRFENDKIVELWDLGQVIEKNAPNKNGLF; encoded by the coding sequence ATGACACATAAAGAAATAGCTGTTACTTTTTTACAATTGGTTGGCTTCGGTAAAGTAAAAGCAGCTTTCGACCAATTTGTTGCTGATGATTTCATACATCACAACCAATATTTTGAAGGCAATAGAAGTGCTTTGCAAAATGCTATGGAAGCAGCTCATTTACAACATCCAAACAATTTATTAGAAACCAAATATGTTTACGAAGACCAAAACACAGTAATTGCACATTCTCTAGTTAAAAAAGAAGATATGGATATTGCTGTAGTACATATCTTTCGTTTTGAAAATGATAAGATTGTAGAACTGTGGGATTTAGGTCAAGTCATTGAAAAAAACGCACCAAACAAAAATGGTTTGTTTTAA
- a CDS encoding segregation/condensation protein A → MSAPFIIHLPEFEGPFDLLLFFIERDELNIRDIPIHSITNDFLNYIHQLERLNIEVASEFMLVAATLMRIKAKMLLPRKEVDEEGNEIDPREELIQMLVEYKRFKEIVEVLKVLETERLMRFTRGNQKQEVKELINLLADEADLQQVTLFKLLKAFQKSLDKYKDRNEKILHKVVPYKYTLEEERTRLTSFIQQKGKASFKEVFETVENRVHAIFTFLGMLELIQQQVMFLILGEGYNNFWISSTLPEETLN, encoded by the coding sequence GTGAGTGCACCGTTTATTATACATTTGCCAGAGTTTGAAGGTCCGTTTGACTTACTGCTTTTTTTTATTGAAAGAGATGAGTTAAATATAAGAGATATTCCTATACATTCTATTACTAATGATTTTTTAAATTATATACATCAATTAGAAAGATTAAATATAGAAGTGGCTAGTGAGTTTATGTTAGTTGCTGCTACTTTAATGCGTATTAAAGCTAAAATGTTATTACCAAGAAAAGAAGTTGATGAAGAAGGCAATGAAATAGATCCGAGAGAAGAGTTGATACAAATGTTGGTAGAATACAAACGCTTCAAAGAAATTGTTGAAGTATTAAAAGTATTGGAAACAGAAAGATTGATGCGTTTTACAAGAGGCAATCAAAAACAAGAAGTAAAAGAATTGATTAATTTGTTAGCTGACGAAGCTGACTTACAACAAGTCACTTTGTTTAAATTGCTAAAAGCATTTCAAAAATCGTTAGATAAATATAAAGACCGAAACGAAAAAATATTACACAAAGTAGTTCCTTATAAATACACACTAGAAGAAGAAAGAACTCGATTAACTTCATTCATTCAACAAAAAGGAAAAGCTTCGTTTAAAGAAGTGTTTGAAACTGTAGAAAATAGAGTACATGCTATTTTTACTTTTTTAGGAATGTTAGAATTAATACAACAACAAGTAATGTTTTTAATACTTGGCGAAGGTTATAATAACTTTTGGATTAGCAGCACACTACCAGAAGAAACTTTGAATTAG
- a CDS encoding sigma-70 family RNA polymerase sigma factor, with the protein MVVVEMPAIMTNKVQYFEQTFMPLADDLYNYAYHLTLQQANAEDLVQETLIKVFKSIDQFDKGTNAKAWMFTILKNSFINQYRKQKASPSIVDYEDYIIKESNDTVWLDTDLEDYHQFLGDEMTVALDELKEEFREVILLCDMEDFSYEEIAAIADIPIGTVRSRLHRARKELQIKLKNYANSLGFKTEKL; encoded by the coding sequence ATGGTTGTAGTGGAAATGCCTGCAATTATGACAAACAAAGTTCAATATTTTGAACAAACATTTATGCCTCTTGCAGATGATTTATATAATTATGCTTATCATCTTACTTTGCAACAAGCCAATGCAGAAGACTTAGTACAGGAAACTTTGATAAAAGTGTTTAAATCAATAGACCAATTTGATAAAGGCACTAATGCAAAAGCGTGGATGTTTACTATTTTAAAGAACTCGTTCATCAATCAATATAGAAAACAAAAAGCGAGTCCGAGTATTGTTGATTACGAAGATTATATTATAAAAGAAAGTAATGATACTGTTTGGTTAGATACAGATTTAGAAGACTATCATCAGTTTTTGGGTGATGAAATGACTGTAGCTTTAGATGAGTTGAAAGAAGAATTTAGAGAAGTGATTTTATTGTGTGATATGGAAGACTTTAGTTACGAAGAAATTGCTGCAATTGCAGATATACCAATTGGAACAGTGCGTTCGAGATTACACAGAGCAAGAAAAGAACTACAGATAAAACTAAAAAACTATGCCAATTCTTTAGGTTTTAAAACAGAAAAGTTATGA
- a CDS encoding glycosyltransferase family 4 protein, with amino-acid sequence MIKVLHISTAKSFRGAEHIIANLCNTITTKYDNYLFCPTNADLVKKVNSKKVFTYNKLMGYDLLAGKKLNSIIKKEKINLLHIHDSHGLNLLQIINFLGNKTKAIVHRHVDFKINHPKKYQQKNIVAIIVVNKNSYEKLKHINKNIFLIYNGIDVVSITNQTKIKNSFVFVGNLSEEKNPLAFIEILNRLHEQNNLVQAHIFGDGSLKSDVVSAIQNRPFIKYHGFVEHIVEAIQEYEFLISTSSKEGFPLNILEAMSQKLLVVAPNINGINDILNSENAILYNDRNEVINQIASIMNNENQKEKIIKNAFQTVQEFSTTNMIQQIHNLYNSYI; translated from the coding sequence ATGATTAAAGTACTACACATATCAACAGCAAAAAGTTTTAGAGGTGCAGAACACATCATTGCTAATTTGTGTAATACAATTACTACAAAATATGATAACTATTTATTTTGTCCTACAAATGCTGACTTGGTTAAAAAAGTGAATTCAAAAAAAGTATTTACATACAACAAACTAATGGGTTACGATTTATTAGCTGGAAAAAAGTTAAATTCTATCATAAAAAAAGAAAAAATAAATTTATTACATATACATGATAGTCATGGTTTAAACTTATTGCAAATCATCAATTTTTTAGGCAATAAAACAAAAGCTATTGTTCATCGTCATGTAGATTTTAAAATCAATCATCCAAAAAAATACCAACAAAAAAATATTGTAGCAATTATTGTAGTTAACAAAAACAGCTACGAAAAACTAAAACACATTAATAAAAATATATTTTTAATATATAATGGTATTGATGTTGTTTCTATAACTAATCAAACTAAAATAAAAAACTCCTTTGTATTTGTTGGTAATTTAAGCGAAGAGAAAAATCCATTAGCATTTATAGAAATTCTCAATAGATTACATGAACAAAATAATTTGGTTCAAGCTCATATTTTTGGTGATGGTTCTTTAAAAAGTGATGTAGTTAGTGCTATTCAAAACAGACCTTTTATCAAATATCATGGTTTTGTAGAGCATATTGTTGAAGCAATTCAAGAGTATGAGTTTCTAATTTCTACATCAAGCAAAGAAGGTTTTCCTTTAAATATTTTAGAAGCCATGTCGCAAAAATTATTGGTGGTTGCTCCAAACATTAATGGCATTAATGATATTTTAAATTCTGAAAATGCTATATTGTATAATGATAGAAATGAAGTCATCAATCAAATAGCTTCAATAATGAATAATGAAAATCAAAAAGAAAAAATTATTAAAAATGCTTTTCAAACTGTTCAAGAGTTTTCTACTACAAATATGATTCAACAAATTCATAATCTATATAACAGTTATATATGA
- the nadA gene encoding quinolinate synthase NadA — protein MADLLLSDIQDEIKAISQKGFLDVAIDPTLDLFAEIEKLKKEKNAILLAHYYQDADIQDIADFIGDSLGLAQEAVKTNADIILFAGVHFMAETAKILNPTKKVILPDLNAGCSLADDCPADEFSKFKAQFPDHVVVSYINCSAEIKALSDYICTSSSAEAIINAIPKEQGIIFAPDKNLGTYLIRKLNRDMILWDGSCMVHEIFSLEKIMTLKHKHPNAKLIAHPECETPILEIADFIGSTTALLKYTIENDAQEFIVATETGILHKMQEASPNKTFIPAPPNNSCACNDCPHMKLNTLEKIYLCLKYELPELIMDEDLRVKAKIPIDRMLEISAKAGI, from the coding sequence ATGGCTGATTTACTGTTGAGCGACATTCAAGACGAAATTAAGGCAATTTCACAAAAAGGATTTTTAGATGTAGCAATTGATCCAACACTTGATTTATTTGCTGAAATTGAAAAACTAAAAAAAGAAAAAAATGCTATTTTATTAGCACATTACTACCAAGATGCAGACATACAAGATATAGCAGATTTTATTGGCGATAGTTTAGGTTTAGCTCAAGAAGCAGTAAAAACCAATGCAGATATTATTTTATTTGCTGGTGTGCATTTTATGGCAGAAACAGCTAAAATTTTAAATCCAACTAAAAAAGTAATTTTACCAGATTTGAATGCAGGTTGTTCTTTAGCAGATGATTGTCCAGCTGATGAGTTTTCGAAGTTTAAAGCACAATTTCCAGATCATGTTGTAGTTTCTTATATTAATTGCAGTGCAGAAATAAAAGCATTGAGTGATTATATCTGTACTTCATCAAGTGCAGAAGCTATTATTAATGCTATACCAAAAGAGCAAGGAATTATTTTTGCTCCAGACAAAAACTTAGGTACTTATCTCATCAGAAAATTAAATAGAGATATGATTTTGTGGGATGGTTCTTGTATGGTACATGAAATTTTTAGTTTAGAAAAAATTATGACTTTAAAACACAAGCATCCAAATGCAAAATTAATAGCACATCCAGAGTGCGAAACACCAATTTTAGAAATAGCAGATTTTATTGGTTCTACAACTGCCTTGTTAAAATATACTATTGAAAACGATGCACAAGAATTTATTGTTGCAACAGAAACTGGTATTTTACACAAAATGCAAGAAGCATCTCCAAATAAAACATTTATACCAGCACCTCCAAATAATTCTTGTGCTTGTAATGATTGTCCGCACATGAAATTAAACACCTTAGAAAAAATATATTTGTGTTTAAAATATGAATTACCAGAATTAATTATGGACGAAGACTTACGCGTTAAAGCAAAAATTCCAATAGACAGAATGTTAGAAATTTCTGCAAAAGCTGGAATATAA
- a CDS encoding PorP/SprF family type IX secretion system membrane protein produces MKIKLLSIVVVLFLSQSLLAQDYKFSQFYNSPQNLNPALTGKLKSLYRVVANYRTQYFTVQSPAPYSTLSASADFGLLRDQLNDDILGVGIVFSHDRQSVIKTNTMAISAAYHKGIGYKKNHYISAGFQVGFTQRSVDQNNLYFEDQFNATDFAFNNPTAEVFDQYKFIKPNINLGLFWSSNFTKTVSGYIGMSMFNILSPRETFLASNNERKFRYNVHLGSIIQVKKLMIISPNAMFMQQGKNMQWIAGSQFGFNLSGKGQDAFKNTIFTGIWYDGNGAIIASVGMQASGFQVGVSYDATIDKDLNQAVNSVGALELSLIYTGKQLQQKKVYQPLFCPKF; encoded by the coding sequence ATGAAAATTAAACTTTTATCCATAGTTGTTGTATTATTTTTAAGTCAAAGTTTGTTGGCACAAGATTATAAATTTTCTCAATTTTATAATTCACCACAAAACTTAAATCCAGCATTGACAGGAAAATTAAAAAGTTTATATAGAGTAGTAGCTAATTACAGAACACAATATTTTACAGTACAAAGTCCAGCACCATATTCTACACTTAGTGCTTCAGCAGATTTTGGTTTATTAAGAGATCAATTAAACGATGATATTTTAGGTGTAGGTATTGTTTTTTCTCACGATAGACAGTCGGTTATTAAAACCAATACTATGGCTATTAGTGCTGCATATCATAAAGGAATTGGATATAAGAAAAATCATTATATAAGTGCAGGTTTTCAAGTTGGTTTCACACAAAGAAGTGTAGATCAAAACAATCTTTATTTTGAAGACCAATTTAACGCAACGGATTTCGCATTTAATAATCCAACGGCAGAAGTTTTTGATCAATACAAATTCATTAAACCAAACATCAACTTAGGTTTGTTTTGGTCGTCTAATTTTACTAAAACAGTAAGTGGATATATTGGTATGTCTATGTTTAATATTCTTTCACCAAGAGAAACTTTTTTAGCATCGAACAATGAAAGAAAGTTTAGATACAATGTACACTTAGGTTCTATTATTCAAGTAAAGAAACTAATGATTATTTCTCCAAATGCTATGTTTATGCAACAAGGTAAAAATATGCAGTGGATTGCTGGTTCGCAATTTGGTTTTAATTTATCTGGTAAAGGACAAGATGCGTTTAAAAATACAATTTTTACAGGTATTTGGTATGATGGGAATGGAGCTATTATTGCTAGTGTAGGAATGCAAGCATCAGGATTTCAAGTGGGCGTAAGCTATGATGCAACAATTGACAAGGATTTAAACCAAGCAGTTAATTCTGTAGGTGCTTTAGAATTATCATTAATTTATACAGGAAAACAATTACAACAGAAAAAAGTATATCAACCATTATTCTGTCCTAAGTTTTAA
- a CDS encoding nicotinate-nucleotide adenylyltransferase has protein sequence MKIVLLFGSFNPIHIGHLLIATKVKEAIKADEVWLIVSPHNPHKNKTDLANETHRLQMAQLATENHPFIKVSDIEFQLSQPSYTYNTLVALQAKFPNNEFHLIIGGDNVAKFDTWKNYEAIIEKVPIHVFKRGNEIIENKLNFNILDLGLLDISATAIRQRIQQNLVIRYFVTENVEQYIAFHKLYQ, from the coding sequence ATGAAAATTGTATTATTATTTGGTTCATTTAATCCAATTCACATTGGTCACTTACTCATTGCTACTAAAGTAAAAGAAGCAATTAAAGCAGATGAAGTTTGGTTGATCGTTTCACCACACAATCCACATAAAAATAAAACCGATTTAGCTAATGAAACGCATCGTTTACAAATGGCACAACTCGCTACCGAAAATCATCCATTTATAAAAGTAAGCGATATTGAATTTCAGTTATCTCAACCATCTTATACTTATAATACATTAGTGGCTTTGCAAGCAAAATTTCCTAATAATGAATTTCACTTAATTATTGGTGGCGATAATGTTGCTAAATTTGACACTTGGAAAAACTACGAAGCTATTATAGAAAAAGTTCCTATTCATGTTTTTAAAAGAGGCAATGAAATAATCGAAAATAAATTAAATTTTAATATATTAGATTTAGGATTACTAGATATTTCTGCTACAGCAATCAGGCAAAGAATACAACAAAACTTAGTTATTCGTTATTTTGTAACCGAAAATGTGGAACAGTATATTGCGTTTCACAAGCTGTACCAATAA